The following proteins are encoded in a genomic region of Panthera leo isolate Ple1 chromosome F2, P.leo_Ple1_pat1.1, whole genome shotgun sequence:
- the RIMS2 gene encoding regulating synaptic membrane exocytosis protein 2 isoform X5 yields MGRQGLGGAGAAGRSMQRSQSRSSLSASFEALAGYFPCMNSLEEEEGEAGGKKLRSTVQRSTETGLAVEMRNWMTRQASRESTDGSMNSYSSEGNLIFPGVRLASDSQFSDFLDGLGPAQLVGRQTLATPAMGDIQVGMMDKKGQLEVEIIRARGLVVKPGSKTLPAPYVKVYLLDNGVCIAKKKTKVARKTLEPLYQQLLSFEESPQGKVLQIIVWGDYGRMDHKSFMGVAQILLDELELSNMVIGWFKLFPPSSLVDPTLAPLTRRASQSSLESSTGPSYSRS; encoded by the exons ATGGGCCGGCAGGGCTTGGGGGGCGCCGGCGCCGCGGGGCGCTCCATGCAGCGCTCCCAGAGCCGCAGCAGCCTCTCCGCCTCCTTCGAGGCACTGGCCGGCTACTTTCCCTGCATGaactccctggaggaggaggaaggag AAGCCGGCGGTAAAAAGCTCCGGAGCACCGTCCAGCGAAGTACAGAAACGGGCCTGGCTGTGGAAATGAGGAACTGGATGACTCGGCAGGCGAGCCGAGAATCTACGGACGGCAGCATGAACAGCTATAGCTCAGAAGGAAA TCTGATCTTCCCTGGCGTCCGCCTGGCCTCCGATAGCCAATTCAGTGATTTTCTGGATGGCCTTGGCCCTGCCCAGCTAGTGGGGCGTCAGACTCTGGCTACACCTGCAATGG GTGACATTCAGGTAGGAATGATGGACAAAAAGGGACAATTGGAGGTGGAAATCATTCGGGCTCGTGGCCTTGTTGTAAAACCAGGTTCCAAGACACTGCCAG cacCATATGTAAAGGTGTATCTGTTAGATAATGGAGTCTGCAtagccaaaaagaaaacaaaggtggcAAGAAAAACGCTGGAACCCCTTTACCAGCAGCTATTATCTTTTGAAGAAAGTCCCCAAGGGAAGGTTTTACAG ATCATTGTCTGGGGAGATTATGGCCGCATGGATCACAAATCCTTTATGGGAGTGGCCCAGATACTTTTAGATGAACTGGAGCTATCCAATATGGTGATTGGATGGTTCaaacttttccctccttcctccctagTAGATCCAACCTTGGCCCCTCTGACAAGAAGAGCTTCCCAATCATCTCTGGAAAGTTCAACCGGACCTTCTTACTCTCGTTCATAG